A region of the Chelatococcus sp. YT9 genome:
TGAGTTCGTAGCCCTCCTCGGCTCATCAGGCTGCGGCAAGACCACGCTTCTGCGCGCCATCGCCGGTTTTGCGCAACCCTCCGCCGGTTCAATCAGCGTCGCAGGCCGGGATGTCACCCGTCTGCCGCCGGACCGGCGCGGCATGGCACTGGTATTTCAATCCTATGCGCTCTGGCCGCATATGACGGTGGCGCAGAACATCGGCTACGGGTTGAAGCTGAAGAGGCTGCCCCGCGATGAGATCGCGCGCCGTGTCACCGCGCTGGAGGATCTGCTCGGCCTCTCGCATCTGGGACAGCGCAAGCCGGCGGCATTATCCGGCGGCCAGCGCCAACGCGTGGCGCTCGGCCGGGCGCTGGCCATCGATCCGCAGATCCTGCTGCTCGATGAGCCGCTTTCCAATCTCGACGCACGCATCCGGCTGAAGGTGCGCCACGACATCAGTGCGCTGCAGAAGCGCCTCGGCATCACCGCTGTCCACGTCACCCACGATCGCGAAGAGGCCATGGTGATGGCGGACCGCATCGTCATCATGGATGGCGGCCGTATCGCCCAACAGGGCACGCCGGAAGACGTCTATAACCGTCCCGCCTCACCCTTCGTCGCTGCCTTCATGGGCGCGGAGAACGTGCTCGAGCTCAGCGGGCGGGTCAGCGGCGACCGGATCGACATCGAGGCCGGCCCGGGAAACGCTCACAGCACGCTGCCGCGCGACGGCCGCGCGATAGGCGACGGCCCACTCGAGGCGCGCTTCCGCGCCGAGGCGGCCGAGCTCCTGCCGGCCGGTCCGGCCACGCCCACCTCGGATCACAACCTGGAACTCACCGGCCAAGTGGAGGCGACGAGCTATCCCGGGGGCCTCTGGCGGCATGCCGTGCGCGTCGGACGGAACGAACTGCTCATTGACGCCGCCTGCCGGCACGCACCCGGCACCGCCGTCCGCATTCGCATCCCGGCGGACAAGCTCTTCCTCTTCAACGCACGGAGCGCCGCAAGGCCCTCCTCCACCCGTTCCCCGCACGATGCCCGGACAGGCCGCGTGCTGGAAGCATCTGAGGCATGATTTTCACCGAACGGAGAGACCACCCATGAAGAGACTTCTCCAGGCGACGCTTGTTCTCGGTTTCGCAGCCTCGCCAGCCGCGGCGGCCGAACTCACCGTCCTTACCGCCGGCGACCAGAACATGGTCGACTACATCAACGAGTATCTCGGACCACTGTTCGAGAAGGAAAATCCGGGCAACACCGTACGTGTCGTTGGCACCGGCCCCGGCGATGCGGGATCACAGAAGATCGTCGAGCGCTTCGACGCGCAGAAGAAGGCCGATGCCGCCAAGTGGGACGCGGATGTCGCCGTCGTCCACGAGAAGTTCGTTGCCCCGATGATCACCGGCGGCTATCTCGAGGCTTATCGCGACAAGATCGCGACCGGCAAGATGGTGACGCGCGCCAACGCCGACATGGCGCTCGGCACCAAGGTCACCGGCTATGTCATGCCGATGTTCAATAGCCAGACCGCGATCGCCTACAATCCGGCGCTTGTTCCGAACCCGCCGAAGAGCTACGCCGAAGTTGCCGAATGGGCCAAGGCCCATCCCAAGCAGTTCGGCTACAACGGCATCAAGGGCGGCGCCTCGGGCGTCAGTTTCGTCATGGGCTGGATCTATGCCTTCGGCGACGGCGATGCCAACAAGCTCATGAACGGCCCGTTCGAGGAGGGCGAAACCAAGAAGTGGGACAAGGCCTTCACGAGCCTGCGGGACTTCACCAAGACCGCGACACTCACCCCCGGCAATGCCGGCACCCTCGACCTCCTGTCGCGCGGCGAGATCGCCATGGGGCCGGTGTGGGTCGACATGTTCTATTCCTGGCAGGCGAGCGGCCAGCTGCCTCCGGACTTCAAGCTGATGCTGCCGGCTCCGGGCATGCCCGGCCAGCCCATGCACTACGTGATCCCGGCCAAGAGCCCCAACAAGGAGCTGGCCGAGAAGTTCGTTGCGCTCGCGACGAGCCCGAAGGTGCAGGCCGAGGGCATCGTCAAGCGCTTCAATTGGTATCCGGGCATCGACGCCCAGCATGTGAAGGCCGAGCTCGACGACGCTACCTGGAACAAGCTCTTCACTGACGTGAAGCCAGAAGATCTCGCCAAATACGGCAAGCCCTTCCCCATCGCGCCCTACAATAACGCCATCCTCGAGGCGTACGAGCGCCAAGCGACCAACTGAGCATGAGTTGACCAAGACCGGCCGTCCGGGTGTCCCGGACGGCCACCCGGGAATGAAGCCATGCCCAAGCGCCTCTTCGGACTGATGCTGGTCCTGCCCGCCCTCGCGGTGATCGTCTTCCTCTTCATCGTGCCGCTTGCCGCATCGGTGATTGGGGCGTTCGTGGTGGACGGCGGCTATGGCTTCGGCAATTTCACCAAGTCGTTTGCGCTTTATGCGTCCGACATCGTCTTCACCGTGATAATCGTCAGCCTGTCGACTGTCCTCACCGGCCTGTTCGCGATCGCCATCGGCGGCTATCTGACTCTCGGCGAGAACCCGCGCGCGGTCGCCCTGCTACGCTGGCTCTACCGCTGGCCGATGTTCATTCCCTTCATCGTCGTCGGGCAGGTGCTACGGACGTTCCTCGCCAAGAACGGCCTGATGAACAACGTGCTCATGGCCGCCGGCATCATCACCCCGCTGCAGGCGACAAGTTTCCTCGACTGGCGCGGCATCGTGATCGCCTTCGTCTGGAAGCAGACGCCTTTCGTCGCCCTGCTGGTGGCCGGCGCCATGGCCTCGGTCGACCGCGGAACCCTAGAGGCCGCGCGCAACCTCGGCGCTTCGCGGCTGCGCATTCTCTGGGAGATCCTCGTGCCGCAGGTGGCGACAACCCTGATGGTCGGCCTAGTCCTGTCCTTCGTCACCATGATGTCGGTGCTGTCGGTGCCGCTGATGATCAATGCCCAGTCGCCGACGATGATCACCGCGGACATCGCCTTCCGCATCAATGCCTATGGCGACTACGGGGTGGCGAATGCGCTCGGCCTCATTTCGCTCGCCGCGACAGCCTGCGTGGCCTGGATCTACCTGCGTCACAGCGTGAGGGAGCGGGCATGAGCATGGCCATTCCGGCGGCCGCTGGCCTCACCCGCCCACGCGTCGATCTCTGGTGGATCCCGCGCGCCATCGTGCTCGGCCTCCTCGCCTTCGCGATCTTCGGCCCCTTGACCAATCTGGCGCTCTGGGCCGTCGCGGAGCGCTGGTACTTTCCCCATGCGCTGCCGATCGACTACGGCTTCAGCTATTGGGCACGCGTGTTCTCGCCGCGCGGCAATGCCCTGGAGGCGCTGAGCAACAGCCTTCTCGTCGCCATGCTCACCGTGATCGTCGCGCTGATGCTGGCGATCCCCGCGGGCTATGCGCTCGCCCGGTTGAAATTGCCCTTCCGCGCGGCGATCTTGCTCGCCTTTCTCATTCCGCAGGCGTTCCCCAATCTCACGGTTTACGTCAACATCGCCCGGCTGTTCTATCAGATCGGCCTCAACGGCACGATCGCGGGGGTCGTGCTGGTGCATGCCACCCATGGGCTTGTCTATGCGGTGTGGATCGCGACGGCGGCCTTCGCGGCGGTCGACAGCGAGCTCGAGGAGGCGGCCCGCTCGGTGGGCGCCGGCGCGCTGCGTGCCTTCCGCGATGTGTCCCTGCCGTTGGCGGCGCCCGGACTTCTCGCCAGCGCGATCTTCGTCTTCCTGGAGTCCCTTGACGAGTTCACGGGCAGCTATTTCGTGGGCGCCCCCGACGTCAACATGCTGCCGCTCCTGCTTTATACAGCGGGTGCGGGCGGCAACTACCAGGTCGCGTCAATTACGGCTGTTCTGCTTCTCATTCCGTCGATCGGCTTCATGCTCGTCGTGGAACGTTTCCTGAAATCCGATGTGCTGTCGAAGGTCGGTCATTGAAGTTCATCCCTAACGACGAGCCACCGGCGCGACGTTTCGTCAGCGCGCAGCAGGTGGCCGAGCTTGCCGGCGTGTCGCGCTCCGCGGTCTCCCGCGCCTTCACGCCGGGGGCCAGCATTGCGACTGAAACGCGCGAGAAGGTCATGCGCGCGGCGGAGGAACTCGGCTACCAGGTCAACGACCTCGCGCGCAGCCTGCTCGCCCATCGCAGCCGGCTGGTGGGCCTCGTCGTGACCAAGCCGGAACTCGGCTTCCGGGCGCATCTGGTGGCGGCGCTGACGCGTGCCCTGATCCGCCGCGGCAACGTGCCCTTCATTATCAACACCGGCAGTTCCGAACCGGAGATGCGGGCTGCGCAAACGGCGCTCTTCGGCTATCGTGCCGAGGCGACCGTCATTTTGTCGGGCTCGCCACCGACTTCCTTCGTGGAGCTCGCCCGTCAGAACGGCCAACCGCTCATCATGATCGGCCGCTCGGAGCCCGACTGCGACCGTATCCAGATCGATAATGCCAGTGCGGCACGCGAGGCCGCCCAACTCTTCGCCGCGCAGGGGTTAAGACGACTGGCCCTTGCGGGATCTGCGTCCGGCACGCCCAGCATTGTTGAACGCGAGCAGGCTTTCGTCAGCGAGGCTCGGCGGCTCGGCGCAGATGTCATCGTGGTGCAAGGCCGCGACTCCGACTACGCCGGCGGACAGGAGGCGGCAGCTCGGTTGTTCGGGAATGGACGGCCACCCGAAGCCGTCTTCTGCGTCAACGACCTGATCGCCTTCGGGCTTATCGACACCGCGCGCAGCGACCACGCCCTCATCGCGCCCCGCGACTTCCAGGTGGTCGGCTTCGATGACATTCCCGAGGCGGCATGGAACGCCTATCGTCTCAGCACCTTCCGGCAGGATCCCGACGAGATTGCCGGATGCGCCATCACTCTTCTCGATCGCCGCCTCGCCACCCCTAGTGCGCTCCCCTCCACCACACGACTGAAAGCGGCCTTTGTTCAGAGGTCGAGCACGGGCGTGGTGTCCTCCCCTTTCGCCCGAGCCTTCCGAGGTCGCCAAGGCGGACGAAGATGACCCAAGCCTTCACTCCTTTGAGCCGGATGAAGCCAGCGAGGCGATGAAATACCGCTGGAAGATGAGGAGAATGGCCATCGGCAGCAAGGCGGTGACGACAGCGCCGCCGAACATCTGACCATAGTCGACATCGTATTGTCCGGCGAAGCTGGCGATCGCGACCGATGCGACGTGATAGTCGGGGTTGGGTGCGATCAGCAGAGGCCAGAGATAGGCTTGCCACTGAAAGACGAAGAGGATGAGGCCAGCCCCGATGAGCGCAGGCCGCGACAGGGGCAGATAAATGCGCAGGAAAATACCGCCCCAACCGAGACCATCAATCTTGGCGGCCTCTGACAATTCCTTCGGAATGGCCATGAAGAACTGACGCAGCATGAACACGGCCAGCCCGTTCCCGATACCCGGAAGGATAAGACCGGCATAGCTGTTCTGTAGTTCAAGGCTGCGGAAAAGCTCAGATAGGGGCACAGCGATCGAATCGAAGGGAATGAGGAAGCTCACAACCATGATGGCGAAGATGACGCTCCGGCCGGGATATTCGAGGACTGCGAGCGCGAAGGCAGCCGTTGCACATACGACAAGACCGATTACCACGGTGAGCGTTGTGACCAGCGCGGAATTGATCATGGCCCGCGCGAACGGCCCCTGGCTCAGGGCAATGAAGTTGGAAAGCGTCCATTCCCTGGGAATCAATGTCCAGATGCTGATGGGCGAAAGGTAACGAAACACCTCATCGCTCGGACGCAACGCGCTTGCAGCCGCCCACCATAGGGGCAGCATCACCACGATGCAGCACGCCACCACGAAGGTGAAACGCAGCCAGGGACTATTCGCCTTCATGATTTCGCCCGCTCGGTCATCATGCGGAACTGGATGCCGACCACGACAATGACGAGGGCGACGAGAATGACTGTCGCAGCCGCAGCGCCTGACATGTCGCCGGAGAGAAAGCCGCGCGTGTAGATCTCGTTCATAATGAGGTTGGTTGACCCTTGCGGACCGCCCTTGGTCAGAATCTGGACCGGCGCAAAGACCAGGAAATTGGCGACGGTGTTGGCTACAAGCACGAAAGTCAGTGTGCGTCGGAGCTGCGGCAAGGTGACATGCCAGAAGCGCTGCCAGCCGTTGGCGCCATCGATCTCCGCCGCTTCGTAGAGAATGGGCGGAATGTCTCGCAGCCCGGCAAGCAGAAAGGTCATCCAGTAACCAACGCCGACCCAACTGACAATCATGATGATTGTTATCAACGCCTGGTTTGTCGACGTCATGAAACCCTGAGGAGGAATGCCGATTGTTGCGAGCAAAGCATTGACCGGTCCGTCTGGCCGGAAAGCAACCCCGAGGATGATCGCCGAGACACTCTGCGGCACGGCGACAGGCAGAAGCATCAGGGTGCGCCAGAGCCCAGCCGCCGGCAAAGCCTTATCCATGGCGAGCGCCAGAAGGAGGGCAAGACCGATCTGCACCGGATTGACGATGATGAGAAACAAAAATGTGGTGGTGAGCGACTCGATGAAGACCGGATCGCTGAGAAGATAAGTGTAGTTGCCAAATCCGAGATTAGCAAAGCCGGGCGCGGCTGCCGGCTCATGCAGGGATTGCCAAAGCGCCAGCCCCGCCGGCCAGATACGCAGGATGACCACGGCGACCAGCGCCGGTGCCAGAAAGAGGAGTGCGGTGCCGAGGGAGCCGGACCGAAGCGCGTCCCCCCAGCGTGGGCCATTCCGGCCGCGCCCGACTACTGCCATCAGTTCAGGCGCCCGAAGCCAGCGCGCAGCACGCCCTCGGCCCGTTCCAGCGAGGGCTTCGCCTCTGCGCCATTGCGGATGTCGCTGAAAGTCTTGTTCATGTTCTCTTCAAAGACCACATAGCCGATCGTGCGGGGACGGTTCACGGCGGTATTGGCAAGATCGTAGCGGACAATTTCTCCGAAGCCAGGCGTTTTGCCAGCCTCGCTTTCACGCTTGAGATATGCCTCGAACGCCGATTTGTTTGCTGGCGGCTGAGGCGCAACGGTGCTGGCCTGAAGAGCCCCTTCCGAATTGAGGGTAAGGTATTTGGCGAAGGCGAGCGCCGCGTCCTTCTTGGTACTTTTCGGATTGACGCCGATAGTCCACGAGCCGGTCGGCGTGACGGGCTTCCCATCCTTGAAATAGGGCATGGCCGCGATCCCGAAGTTAAGACCCTCGGCATTGCGGAAGGAACGTGCATGCCACACACCACCCACCATGTAGGCCAGCTGGCCGGACGAGAAGAGCGCCGGCATCTGCTCGTAGGTGACACCACGGGGGGCTAGGCCACTGGCATAAAGATTCCTGTACCAATCCGTGGTCTTGACCCAGCCATCACTTGTCAACGCCGGCTCCAGCAGCTTGTCACCCTTGAGGCCGGGGCCGTAGCCAAGGCTCTCGTAGAGCGGCTGCACTTCATAATAGCGGTCGTTCTGGTCGAAGGCGAAGCCCCATTTCGCACCGGCCTCCTGCGCCTTCTTCGCATTGGGAAGAACCTCCTCCCAAGTCAGGCGCTTGGCCGGATCCCCGCTCGGCTCGGGAAGCCCTGCCTTGTCCAGGAGATCCTTGTTGTAGAACAGGAATTGCGCCGTGGTCCAGAATGGGAAAGCCCAGATCTTGCCATCATAGCTCGCACCCGCTATCGGCGCAGCGTTGGCAGCGGCCTCGATCTCACCGCGATGCTCCGAAAGATCCATCAGGAAGCCGCGATGGGCGTAATAAGGAACGCGCGGTTCGTCCACCGTATAGACATCCACGCTCGTATCGCCAGAACCAAGGCGCGCCTGCACCTGCGCGTTGAGCTGGTCAAATGGGATGTACTGGGCCTGAACCTTGATGCCCGGATTGGCCTTCTCGAAGCTCGCGATGACGTCGCTGAACGCGCCGGGCTTCTGCGAGGACAGAAAGCCGATCGTCAAGTCAGCGGCTGAAGCCTGGGAACAGGCTATGGCGATAGCTGCGCCAGCTAACAGATACTGAAGTTTATTGATTGATCCCATTGCCAGTCTCCCTATCGCCTGTCCTTGCCGCCCCTCTGAGGCAGAATCGTGCTTTGTCGCGCGCGCGACGCTCTGATCGTGGGGAGGCGCGAACCCTGCCTCACGCAGGTCCTGAACCCGCTCATCCAGAGCGTCGAGACTCTCCAGCGCCCGCTGTCGTCCCGCATTTCTCCCAGATCAACGGCGCGTCAGCTCTTAACTCACGCGCTCTTCCTTCGGTGCTGGCCCTTGTAGCGGCCGGCAGTTGAGAAGCTAACTGGTAAATCAAACATGTCAACATATAACTTTATTATAACTCTTCCGCAGGCCGCGCGGCCCATATCCAGCCGTTGAAGTCTGGACAATTTATTGAGATATAATGGTATTTTTCCATCACCCTGGGAAGGCACCAGCCGAGAGAGCAGTTTGACATGTAAAATTTCATGTCATAAAGATCGCAAGCAGGGTAGGTGGAAACAAGGCCAGCAAGGGAGGGTCATGTGCGTCTTGGCTGCACTCTGTTCGCGCCCAGCACGATCGAGGAACTCAGGGCACTTTGCGACAAGCTTGATTGCTACGGCCTGTCGGCCATCATCGCGCCACGCCAGCTGGAGCATTTCACCGAAGATGAAGCTATCGCCTTCGGCGAGGAGGCCAGGAGGCTCGGCATTGTCATCGGCGAGGCCGGTTTCTGGGAAAACCTGCTGACGGATGACGCCGAGCTGCGCGCGAGCCGCATGAAGCGGTTTCGCACGGTCCTTCGCAACGCGGAACTCATGGGTTGCCGCTCCACCAATACCCTGGTTGGCACCAAGCACCCGTCCGACCGTCCTCTATTCCCGGATGCTTACAACTTCACCGAAGCTTGTAAGGCCGAGTTCCGGGAAATCGTTCTTCGCGCGTTGGATGGGATCGACCTGAAGATCTCGAAATATGGCGTCGAACCCTGGTACACCTCGTTCTTTTATCAGCCCGAGGACATCCGCGCCTTTATCGATTCCGTGGATCATCCTCGTTTCGGTGTCCACATGGACCAGGGCAACATGATCTCGCACGCGTCGTTCTACGACACGACATCGATGATCGAACGTACGTTCAACTTGCTCGCTGACAAGGTGGTGAGTGTTCACATCAAGGATATCCAGTGGGAGGGCGCGCATTTCGGTCTGCGCTGGAACGAAGTCTATATCGGCGAAGGCACGATGGATCTCACAAGCTATCTCAAGAAGATCGCGACGCTTGACGCCGACGTGACGTGCTATTGCGAGCATTTTGCCGAAGAGCGGGACTATGCGGTGAATTTCGCCCGTCTCCATCAGATCGCCAAGCGCGCCGGCACGGCTTTCCTGCCGCGCAGCGCCTGACACGGCTTTTACCCCCCTACGCCTCGATGGCGTTGGGCCTCGGAGGACTTTTTTATGGATCAGGTGCGGCTCGGTATCGTCGGCTGCGGGCGTATTTCGGAAGCTCATGGCATCGCCGCGGATCGTCTTGGCGATTCTGTGCGCTTCACGGCTTGCGCTGACGTCAACGAAGAATCCGCGCGGCGTTTCGCGCATAAGTTCGGCAGCAACAGCATCTACACCGATGCGCGTGACATGATGGCGAAGGAATCGCTCGACGGCGTCGTCTTCGCGACCTGGCCGGCGCAGCACCGCGAGCAGATCCAGGCGGCCATCGACTCTGGCGTCCGCTACATCCTCTGCGAGAAGGCGCTGGCGCTCACCGGCGCGGAAGCCCGTGAGATGTGGCTGGCGGCGACGGCGGCCGGGGTCACGCTGGTCGAAGCCTTCATGTACACCCATCATCCGGTGATCGGTGAACTGGACAAGCTCGTGCGGCGCGAGGTGAGCGGAGCCATTGATTCGATCCGCTCCAGCTTCAGCATGTACGCGCCCGACCCCGAGGGCGGCAAGGAAACATGGCGGCAGCGCAAGGAGACCGGCGGCTCCGTGCCTTACGACCGCACCTGCTATCCCGTAAACATCCTCGGCCGCTATGCGGACGCTCTGCCCGCGCAGGTCTATGCATCTGGAACAATCAGCCCGAGCTACGGCACAATCACGCGGCTTTTCGGCGAAGTCACCTACGAGAACGGCCGTGTAGGGCTCATCGAGACCAGCAACGCCGCGATCTTCACGCAGGAAGTCCAGATCACCTGCGCGAACCGCGTCTATCGCCTCTCGACCCCTTTCACGCTTGCTGGCGACGCCACCATCTTCGAATACGAGGCGCTCAAGTTCTCTCATGTGAGGACCATCGAGCATCCCGTGTCCTCGGAATACCCGCTCCAGGACGATCTCCCGTCGTACCAGGCCTACAAGCCCCAGCTCGCCCGCTTTGTGAAAGCGGTGCGTGGCCAATCGACCCCCTCGCCTCGTCTGATCGACTCGGTCGTCAATTCCTATACGCTCGACGCCCTTGTCGAGAGCATGACCAACAACACGATCGTCAGGGTCGGCATCCCCGACGACGTCCGTGACGCCTGGCACGCCAGCCGGAGCAGCAACTAATGGGCACGGCCGCCGTCGTCATCGCCGGCACGCTCGATACCAAGAGCGAGGAGATCGGCTACGTCCGGTCAGCGCTGGAGAAGCGCGGCCGGCGGGTCATCGTCATCGACTGCGGGATCCTCGGCCGTCCGACCCTGGCGGCCGACTTCC
Encoded here:
- a CDS encoding LacI family DNA-binding transcriptional regulator — encoded protein: MKFIPNDEPPARRFVSAQQVAELAGVSRSAVSRAFTPGASIATETREKVMRAAEELGYQVNDLARSLLAHRSRLVGLVVTKPELGFRAHLVAALTRALIRRGNVPFIINTGSSEPEMRAAQTALFGYRAEATVILSGSPPTSFVELARQNGQPLIMIGRSEPDCDRIQIDNASAAREAAQLFAAQGLRRLALAGSASGTPSIVEREQAFVSEARRLGADVIVVQGRDSDYAGGQEAAARLFGNGRPPEAVFCVNDLIAFGLIDTARSDHALIAPRDFQVVGFDDIPEAAWNAYRLSTFRQDPDEIAGCAITLLDRRLATPSALPSTTRLKAAFVQRSSTGVVSSPFARAFRGRQGGRR
- a CDS encoding sugar ABC transporter permease → MAVVGRGRNGPRWGDALRSGSLGTALLFLAPALVAVVILRIWPAGLALWQSLHEPAAAPGFANLGFGNYTYLLSDPVFIESLTTTFLFLIIVNPVQIGLALLLALAMDKALPAAGLWRTLMLLPVAVPQSVSAIILGVAFRPDGPVNALLATIGIPPQGFMTSTNQALITIIMIVSWVGVGYWMTFLLAGLRDIPPILYEAAEIDGANGWQRFWHVTLPQLRRTLTFVLVANTVANFLVFAPVQILTKGGPQGSTNLIMNEIYTRGFLSGDMSGAAAATVILVALVIVVVGIQFRMMTERAKS
- a CDS encoding TIM barrel protein, which produces MRLGCTLFAPSTIEELRALCDKLDCYGLSAIIAPRQLEHFTEDEAIAFGEEARRLGIVIGEAGFWENLLTDDAELRASRMKRFRTVLRNAELMGCRSTNTLVGTKHPSDRPLFPDAYNFTEACKAEFREIVLRALDGIDLKISKYGVEPWYTSFFYQPEDIRAFIDSVDHPRFGVHMDQGNMISHASFYDTTSMIERTFNLLADKVVSVHIKDIQWEGAHFGLRWNEVYIGEGTMDLTSYLKKIATLDADVTCYCEHFAEERDYAVNFARLHQIAKRAGTAFLPRSA
- a CDS encoding ABC transporter permease subunit — protein: MAIPAAAGLTRPRVDLWWIPRAIVLGLLAFAIFGPLTNLALWAVAERWYFPHALPIDYGFSYWARVFSPRGNALEALSNSLLVAMLTVIVALMLAIPAGYALARLKLPFRAAILLAFLIPQAFPNLTVYVNIARLFYQIGLNGTIAGVVLVHATHGLVYAVWIATAAFAAVDSELEEAARSVGAGALRAFRDVSLPLAAPGLLASAIFVFLESLDEFTGSYFVGAPDVNMLPLLLYTAGAGGNYQVASITAVLLLIPSIGFMLVVERFLKSDVLSKVGH
- a CDS encoding sugar ABC transporter substrate-binding protein, whose amino-acid sequence is MGSINKLQYLLAGAAIAIACSQASAADLTIGFLSSQKPGAFSDVIASFEKANPGIKVQAQYIPFDQLNAQVQARLGSGDTSVDVYTVDEPRVPYYAHRGFLMDLSEHRGEIEAAANAAPIAGASYDGKIWAFPFWTTAQFLFYNKDLLDKAGLPEPSGDPAKRLTWEEVLPNAKKAQEAGAKWGFAFDQNDRYYEVQPLYESLGYGPGLKGDKLLEPALTSDGWVKTTDWYRNLYASGLAPRGVTYEQMPALFSSGQLAYMVGGVWHARSFRNAEGLNFGIAAMPYFKDGKPVTPTGSWTIGVNPKSTKKDAALAFAKYLTLNSEGALQASTVAPQPPANKSAFEAYLKRESEAGKTPGFGEIVRYDLANTAVNRPRTIGYVVFEENMNKTFSDIRNGAEAKPSLERAEGVLRAGFGRLN
- a CDS encoding extracellular solute-binding protein, giving the protein MKRLLQATLVLGFAASPAAAAELTVLTAGDQNMVDYINEYLGPLFEKENPGNTVRVVGTGPGDAGSQKIVERFDAQKKADAAKWDADVAVVHEKFVAPMITGGYLEAYRDKIATGKMVTRANADMALGTKVTGYVMPMFNSQTAIAYNPALVPNPPKSYAEVAEWAKAHPKQFGYNGIKGGASGVSFVMGWIYAFGDGDANKLMNGPFEEGETKKWDKAFTSLRDFTKTATLTPGNAGTLDLLSRGEIAMGPVWVDMFYSWQASGQLPPDFKLMLPAPGMPGQPMHYVIPAKSPNKELAEKFVALATSPKVQAEGIVKRFNWYPGIDAQHVKAELDDATWNKLFTDVKPEDLAKYGKPFPIAPYNNAILEAYERQATN
- a CDS encoding ABC transporter permease subunit, whose amino-acid sequence is MPKRLFGLMLVLPALAVIVFLFIVPLAASVIGAFVVDGGYGFGNFTKSFALYASDIVFTVIIVSLSTVLTGLFAIAIGGYLTLGENPRAVALLRWLYRWPMFIPFIVVGQVLRTFLAKNGLMNNVLMAAGIITPLQATSFLDWRGIVIAFVWKQTPFVALLVAGAMASVDRGTLEAARNLGASRLRILWEILVPQVATTLMVGLVLSFVTMMSVLSVPLMINAQSPTMITADIAFRINAYGDYGVANALGLISLAATACVAWIYLRHSVRERA
- a CDS encoding Gfo/Idh/MocA family oxidoreductase, which produces MDQVRLGIVGCGRISEAHGIAADRLGDSVRFTACADVNEESARRFAHKFGSNSIYTDARDMMAKESLDGVVFATWPAQHREQIQAAIDSGVRYILCEKALALTGAEAREMWLAATAAGVTLVEAFMYTHHPVIGELDKLVRREVSGAIDSIRSSFSMYAPDPEGGKETWRQRKETGGSVPYDRTCYPVNILGRYADALPAQVYASGTISPSYGTITRLFGEVTYENGRVGLIETSNAAIFTQEVQITCANRVYRLSTPFTLAGDATIFEYEALKFSHVRTIEHPVSSEYPLQDDLPSYQAYKPQLARFVKAVRGQSTPSPRLIDSVVNSYTLDALVESMTNNTIVRVGIPDDVRDAWHASRSSN
- a CDS encoding ABC transporter ATP-binding protein, with translation MDEQIFLRISDLSAGYGSTQVLKGLNLAIHKGEFVALLGSSGCGKTTLLRAIAGFAQPSAGSISVAGRDVTRLPPDRRGMALVFQSYALWPHMTVAQNIGYGLKLKRLPRDEIARRVTALEDLLGLSHLGQRKPAALSGGQRQRVALGRALAIDPQILLLDEPLSNLDARIRLKVRHDISALQKRLGITAVHVTHDREEAMVMADRIVIMDGGRIAQQGTPEDVYNRPASPFVAAFMGAENVLELSGRVSGDRIDIEAGPGNAHSTLPRDGRAIGDGPLEARFRAEAAELLPAGPATPTSDHNLELTGQVEATSYPGGLWRHAVRVGRNELLIDAACRHAPGTAVRIRIPADKLFLFNARSAARPSSTRSPHDARTGRVLEASEA
- a CDS encoding carbohydrate ABC transporter permease produces the protein MKANSPWLRFTFVVACCIVVMLPLWWAAASALRPSDEVFRYLSPISIWTLIPREWTLSNFIALSQGPFARAMINSALVTTLTVVIGLVVCATAAFALAVLEYPGRSVIFAIMVVSFLIPFDSIAVPLSELFRSLELQNSYAGLILPGIGNGLAVFMLRQFFMAIPKELSEAAKIDGLGWGGIFLRIYLPLSRPALIGAGLILFVFQWQAYLWPLLIAPNPDYHVASVAIASFAGQYDVDYGQMFGGAVVTALLPMAILLIFQRYFIASLASSGSKE